In a single window of the Megalobrama amblycephala isolate DHTTF-2021 linkage group LG3, ASM1881202v1, whole genome shotgun sequence genome:
- the LOC125263995 gene encoding stonustoxin subunit alpha-like: MMASVSDHLLDALDDLDTDELKRFKWRLKNHKGFSRADLQKADTLDTVDLMMKCLGPEEAVKIMVDILRKMNQNHVAEQLEKKHKQDTFTNIVPRNDFLQYSHRLTLDLNTVNKRLHMSENNREITDTGTVQPYPDHPDRFDNWEQVLCRESACGRCYWEVEWRGRVSISVSYMSISRKGWDNECVFGRNDQSWSLICSSSSYSFRHNNIETKLPVESSRRIGVYVDHSAGTLSFYNVSGDTMSLIHTVQTTFTQPLYPGFTVYKGLVKLC, translated from the exons ATGATGGCGTCTGTTTCAGATCACCTTCTAGATGCTCTGGATGATCTAGACACAGATGAACTGAAGAGGTTTAAATGGCGCTTAAAAAATCATAAGGGCTTTTCAAGGGCTGATCTCCAAAAGGCAGACACCCTTGACACAGTGGATCTGATGATGAAGTGTTTGGGACCAGAAGAAGCTGTGAAGATCATGGTGGACATCCTGAGGAAGATGAACCAGAACCATGTGGCTGAACAGTTAGAGAAGAAACACAAGCAAG ACACTTTCACCAACATTGTTCCCAGGAacgacttcctacaat attcccatcggctcactctggatctgaacacgGTGAATAAACGCCTCCATATGTCTGAGAATAACAGAGAGATTACTGACACTGGCACAGTtcagccgtatcctgatcatccagacagatttgataaTTGGGaacaggtgttgtgtagagagagtgcgtgtggacgctgttactgggaggttgAGTggagaggacgtgtgtctatatcagtgtcatatatgAGCATAAGCAGGAAGGGATGGGacaatgagtgtgtgtttggacgtaatgatcagtcctggagtttgatctgctcttcctccagttACTCATTCAGACACAATAACATAGAGACTAAACTCCCTGTTGAGTCCAGCCgcagaataggagtgtatgtggatcacagtgcaggaactctgtccttctacaacgtctctggagacacaatgagcctcatccacacagtccagaccacattcactcaaccgctctatcctgggtttacagtttataaaggattagtgaaactgtgttga